GGGGACAAGATCGCGGCGGTGATCGTCGAGCCGATCCCGGCGAACAACGGCCTCCTCGCGCAGCGGCCGGAGTTCCTGCGCCTGCTGCGGGAACTGACGGCGAAGCACGGCGCCATGCTGATCTTCGACGAGGTCATTTCCGGCTTCCGCGTCGCCCCCGGCGGCGCGGCGCAGCTCTACGGCATCGAGCCGGACATGGCCACGTTCGGCAAGGTGATCGGCGGCGGCATGCCGGTCGGCGCCTTCGCGGCCAAGCGCGGGACGATGAAGCACCTCGCGCCGCTCGGCCCGGTCTACCAGGCCGGAACGCTCTCGGGGAATCCGGTGGCGATGGCCGCCGGCCTGGCGACGCTCGGCGTGCTGGAGCGGGAGCGCGGCTGGGAACGGCTCGAGACGCTCGGCCGGCGCCTCGAGGAGAAGCTGACGCCGGTCCTCGCCGCGGCGCGCGTTCCGGCGCGTCTCGTGCGGGTCGGGTCGATCTTCTGGCTCTCGCTGCAGGCGGGCGATCCGCCGCGCGCCGCGGAGAAGCTCGCGTCGGGCGGCGCGGCGATCTACCGGCAGCTCTTCCACGCGCTGTTGAAGCGCGGCGTCTCGATGGCGCCCTCGGCCTACGAGGTCGCCTTCCTCTCGCTGGCCCACGACGAGACGCACGTGGACCGCCTCGTCGCGGCGCTCGCCGAGGCGCTGGCGGAGGTCTCCCCCGCGTGAGGCTCCGGCTGCCGCGGCTCGACCCGACGCGCGCGCTGCAGGTCGCCTTCCTGCTGTGCCTGACGGTCTGCGCCGGCCAGGTCGTCTACTGGATCGCCGACG
This region of bacterium genomic DNA includes:
- the hemL gene encoding glutamate-1-semialdehyde 2,1-aminomutase → MAVSAGPKSEELFRRACEVIPGGVDSPVRAFRAVGGTPLFVRRAQGAAVEDADGRRYVDFVMSWGPLILGHAHPEVVRAVAAAAAEGTSFGAPCEGEVLLAEKVLALYRGMEQVRFVSSGTEAVMSAIRLARGATGRSVIVKFSGCYHGHADHLLVAAGSGLATFGEPSSAGVPAEFAGLTRVLPLDDPERAEALFKAEGDKIAAVIVEPIPANNGLLAQRPEFLRLLRELTAKHGAMLIFDEVISGFRVAPGGAAQLYGIEPDMATFGKVIGGGMPVGAFAAKRGTMKHLAPLGPVYQAGTLSGNPVAMAAGLATLGVLERERGWERLETLGRRLEEKLTPVLAAARVPARLVRVGSIFWLSLQAGDPPRAAEKLASGGAAIYRQLFHALLKRGVSMAPSAYEVAFLSLAHDETHVDRLVAALAEALAEVSPA